A genome region from Bacteroidia bacterium includes the following:
- the umuD gene encoding translesion error-prone DNA polymerase V autoproteolytic subunit: protein MASLRLHKGNIIDIFSADTKTALALPFVDDGISAGFPSPALDFIDTSIDLNKHLIQHPSATFYGRVKGFSLKNAGIDDGDLMIIDRSLEPTNGKIAVCYIDGQFTAKRIKIAKKEIWLIPENEDFEPIRVTADNDFLIWGIVTHVIKNV, encoded by the coding sequence ATGGCATCATTGAGATTACATAAAGGTAACATTATTGATATCTTTTCGGCAGATACCAAAACAGCACTCGCATTGCCTTTTGTGGACGATGGAATCAGTGCAGGATTTCCTTCACCGGCATTAGACTTTATTGATACCTCGATAGACCTGAATAAACATCTTATTCAGCACCCCTCAGCAACGTTTTATGGACGGGTAAAGGGATTTTCGCTCAAGAATGCAGGAATTGACGATGGTGATTTGATGATTATAGACCGAAGTTTAGAGCCGACAAACGGCAAAATTGCCGTTTGTTATATTGATGGACAATTTACAGCCAAGCGTATCAAAATTGCCAAGAAAGAAATATGGTTAATACCGGAAAATGAAGATTTTGAACCAATACGTGTAACAGCAGACAACGATTTTTTGATTTGGGGTATCGTTACACATGTTATCAAAAATGTATGA
- a CDS encoding T9SS type A sorting domain-containing protein, with translation MIKQLLSVLFTASIAVTANAQWTAVGTAAFSAGQATFVSLVFNSNDEPYVTYKDGGNSEKATVMKFDGTNWVTVGNAGFSAGAAWYTSLAFDSSNVPYVVYSDYADSQKVTVMKFDGTNWVTVGSAGFSAGAAWYVSLAFNSSNEPYVAYQDWGNAYKATVKKFDGTDWVTVGTAGFSAGTAALVSLAINNNDEPYVVYQDWANAEKATVKKFDGTDWVTVGTAGFSAGQVDYISLVFNNNDEPYVAYRDNSQKATVKKFDGANWVTVGAAGFSAGRAEYISLAFKSSNEPYVAYQDWANAEKATVKKFDGTNWVTVGAAGFSAEMSWSSLAINSNDELYVAFQDRGNAYKATVMKFEGPEVGIKNLEVVNNVIAVYPNPVNSVIHFAAQSTVQLSTITGQIITQQQNVSSLDLSDQSAGVYFLILTDNNGQVIQRTKIVKE, from the coding sequence ATGATCAAACAACTACTCTCAGTGCTTTTTACAGCGAGTATTGCTGTAACAGCCAATGCACAATGGACAGCCGTTGGTACGGCAGCCTTTTCAGCCGGACAGGCAACTTTTGTTTCTCTTGTATTCAACAGTAATGATGAGCCTTATGTTACGTATAAGGATGGGGGAAATTCTGAAAAAGCCACTGTTATGAAATTTGATGGAACCAATTGGGTAACAGTGGGAAACGCAGGATTTTCAGCCGGTGCTGCATGGTACACTTCTCTTGCATTCGATAGCAGTAACGTTCCTTATGTAGTTTATAGCGATTATGCAGATTCGCAAAAAGTCACTGTTATGAAATTTGATGGAACCAATTGGGTAACAGTAGGAAGCGCAGGCTTTTCAGCCGGTGCTGCATGGTACGTTTCTCTTGCATTCAATAGCAGCAACGAGCCGTATGTTGCTTATCAGGATTGGGGAAATGCATACAAAGCAACTGTCAAGAAGTTTGATGGTACTGATTGGGTAACGGTGGGTACTGCAGGCTTTTCAGCAGGAACGGCAGCTTTGGTCTCGCTTGCTATCAACAATAATGACGAGCCTTATGTTGTGTATCAGGATTGGGCAAATGCTGAAAAAGCAACTGTCAAGAAGTTTGACGGTACTGATTGGGTAACGGTGGGTACTGCAGGTTTTTCAGCAGGACAGGTAGATTATATTTCTCTTGTATTCAATAATAATGATGAGCCTTATGTTGCTTATCGGGATAATTCGCAAAAAGCAACTGTCAAGAAGTTTGATGGTGCCAACTGGGTAACAGTGGGTGCTGCCGGCTTTTCAGCCGGACGTGCAGAGTATATCTCACTTGCATTCAAGAGCAGCAACGAGCCGTATGTTGCTTATCAGGATTGGGCAAATGCTGAAAAAGCAACTGTCAAGAAGTTTGACGGTACTAATTGGGTAACGGTGGGTGCTGCCGGCTTTTCAGCAGAGATGTCGTGGTCTTCTCTTGCCATCAACAGTAATGATGAGTTGTATGTTGCTTTTCAGGATAGAGGAAATGCATACAAAGCAACTGTAATGAAGTTTGAAGGGCCGGAAGTAGGTATTAAAAATCTTGAAGTAGTAAACAACGTAATTGCTGTTTATCCTAACCCTGTAAACAGCGTCATTCACTTTGCTGCGCAATCCACCGTACAACTAAGCACTATAACAGGACAAATTATTACCCAACAACAGAATGTAAGTTCACTTGACCTTTCCGACCAATCAGCAGGTGTTTACTTTCTTATCCTTACCGATAACAACGGACAAGTGATTCAGAGAACTAAGATTGTCAAAGAATAA
- a CDS encoding response regulator transcription factor, translated as MKNRILLVEDEESIRETIVLNLELEGYHVAATGDGVEALKIFHEQKFDLLILDIMLPGKDGLSLCETVRLSDKNVSILFLSAKGSAEDRIIGLRKGGDDYLPKPFNLEELLLRVKRLLARTGHAQVNEAKTHREVRFCNDGCYINFDSYQAVGLDGEINLTQKEAHLLKLLVDNEGEVVSRARILETVWGYNVYPSTRTIDNFILAFRKYFEKDPRNPQHFISVRGVGYMFQK; from the coding sequence ATGAAAAATCGAATATTGCTGGTAGAAGATGAAGAGTCAATCCGTGAAACGATTGTGTTAAACCTTGAATTAGAAGGCTACCATGTAGCTGCAACAGGTGATGGAGTGGAGGCACTGAAAATTTTTCACGAACAAAAATTTGATTTATTGATTTTAGACATCATGCTGCCCGGAAAAGATGGATTGAGTTTATGCGAAACAGTGCGTTTAAGTGATAAGAATGTTTCCATATTATTTCTATCCGCTAAGGGAAGCGCAGAAGATAGAATCATTGGGTTGCGAAAAGGGGGAGATGATTATTTACCCAAACCTTTTAATTTGGAAGAGTTGCTGTTGCGTGTTAAAAGACTTTTAGCAAGAACCGGTCATGCGCAAGTAAATGAAGCAAAAACACACCGAGAAGTTCGTTTTTGCAACGATGGCTGTTACATCAATTTTGACAGCTATCAAGCAGTAGGCTTGGATGGCGAAATCAACTTGACTCAGAAAGAAGCCCATTTGCTCAAACTATTAGTGGACAATGAGGGCGAAGTCGTTAGCCGAGCCAGGATATTAGAAACAGTATGGGGGTATAATGTCTATCCTTCCACACGCACTATTGACAACTTTATCTTGGCTTTTCGTAAATATTTTGAAAAAGACCCGCGCAATCCACAACACTTTATATCAGTAAGAGGTGTAGGGTATATGTTCCAAAAATAA
- a CDS encoding HAMP domain-containing histidine kinase produces MKVKVLLVFVILYLAGAFSWWTYSLLSLSKSDFELANDNMTLKAKWIENGILKHERVFFDANGVNVFLEKNPVTLDTAKLSKFILHTYQNKYLLTYKPFLTGVTVQVIPSSLLINKVSREYQIRRRAYISESVFFILLMIAGFIWIFASIDKIINVNKLQKNFMMAVTHELKTPVAALKLMMQTLRKRTLDEPVREKVVERANQSADRLANLIDELLLAIKIEHKELKTIFDWVGLKKLLSDLVAEIKEQPNFSGSIVLIAESELQVWGDYLSLKNCFKNIVENAIKYCDPPLELVITLDFHNRTVSFADNGPGISANERKKVFRQFYRIGDENVRTTKGTGLGLFLVKNLLKVHNAKIYILPNKPKGSIFRIKF; encoded by the coding sequence GTGAAAGTAAAAGTTTTGCTCGTATTTGTTATACTCTATTTAGCAGGAGCCTTCTCTTGGTGGACATATTCTTTGTTGAGTTTGAGTAAGTCAGATTTTGAATTGGCAAATGATAACATGACCTTAAAAGCTAAATGGATAGAGAATGGGATTTTAAAACATGAGAGAGTGTTTTTTGATGCAAACGGAGTGAATGTGTTTTTAGAAAAAAATCCTGTTACACTTGATACTGCTAAGTTGTCCAAATTTATTCTGCATACTTATCAGAATAAATACCTGCTGACTTACAAACCTTTTTTGACAGGAGTAACTGTGCAAGTTATCCCTTCGTCTTTATTGATTAATAAGGTTTCGAGAGAATATCAAATCAGAAGACGCGCATATATTTCTGAATCGGTTTTTTTTATTTTATTAATGATTGCAGGCTTTATATGGATTTTTGCAAGTATAGACAAGATAATCAATGTCAATAAATTACAAAAGAATTTTATGATGGCAGTTACGCATGAGCTCAAAACTCCGGTGGCAGCTCTCAAACTGATGATGCAAACTTTGCGTAAAAGAACGCTTGATGAACCTGTCAGAGAAAAGGTAGTTGAAAGAGCAAATCAAAGCGCAGACAGACTCGCAAATCTTATTGATGAGCTATTGCTTGCCATCAAAATTGAACACAAAGAACTGAAAACGATTTTTGATTGGGTTGGGTTGAAAAAATTGTTGTCTGACTTGGTTGCTGAAATAAAAGAACAACCCAATTTTTCAGGCAGTATTGTGTTGATTGCAGAAAGCGAATTGCAAGTTTGGGGCGATTATTTGTCATTAAAAAATTGTTTTAAGAATATTGTTGAAAATGCAATAAAATATTGTGACCCACCACTTGAACTGGTCATAACCTTAGACTTTCATAATCGTACAGTTAGTTTTGCGGATAACGGCCCCGGAATTTCTGCAAATGAAAGAAAAAAGGTTTTTAGACAATTTTATCGCATTGGTGATGAAAATGTGAGAACCACTAAAGGAACAGGTTTGGGATTGTTTTTAGTAAAAAACCTGCTCAAGGTTCATAATGCAAAAATATATATCTTGCCTAATAAGCCTAAAGGCAGCATTTTTAGAATTAAATTTTAA
- a CDS encoding cytochrome b5 — protein sequence MESELPEYTIRQLSLRNGQDKPEIWIAYKGFIYDVSNSRLWRNGKHYEHWAGQDLTEELKDAPHSTWVFDKFKIIGKLV from the coding sequence ATGGAAAGTGAATTGCCGGAATACACAATCAGACAGCTATCGCTCAGAAACGGACAAGACAAGCCTGAAATATGGATTGCATACAAAGGGTTTATTTATGATGTGAGTAACAGTAGATTATGGCGTAATGGCAAGCACTATGAACATTGGGCAGGACAAGATTTGACCGAAGAGCTTAAGGACGCCCCGCACTCTACTTGGGTGTTTGACAAATTCAAAATTATCGGAAAACTCGTATAG
- a CDS encoding prolyl oligopeptidase family serine peptidase: protein MTQEIEKLKNIKIKGASGKTILLDLFIPKGNKRFPLLVFVHGFKGFKDWGHFNWLAEQFIKYDIAFCKFNFSHSGVNPENPVDINDFETFGQNNYSKEVEDLGLVLDYLQQCEQKARLETGNISVVGHSRGGATAVLCAVNDSRIRKLILWASPFNLGRLFRPETIEQLEKEGKVWVENKRTGDVYPLYKQFYDDYLNNKAKLDIPNNIHKLAIPLLLIHGDKDESVSIKDSEQYYEAIPHAIFIKMEGAGHTFGATHPFVESQCKDIEMLHELVENTAEFIL, encoded by the coding sequence ATGACACAAGAAATAGAAAAATTAAAAAACATCAAAATCAAAGGCGCATCCGGAAAGACAATTTTACTGGATTTATTTATTCCGAAAGGCAATAAGCGTTTTCCGCTCTTAGTCTTTGTGCATGGGTTCAAAGGATTTAAGGATTGGGGACATTTTAACTGGCTTGCAGAGCAGTTTATAAAATATGACATTGCATTCTGTAAGTTTAATTTTTCTCATTCAGGCGTAAATCCCGAAAACCCTGTTGATATCAATGATTTTGAAACATTCGGACAGAATAATTATTCCAAAGAGGTAGAGGATTTAGGCTTGGTATTGGATTATTTGCAACAGTGCGAACAAAAAGCGCGTTTAGAAACCGGCAACATTTCGGTTGTAGGTCATAGTAGGGGCGGTGCTACCGCAGTGCTGTGCGCTGTAAATGACAGCCGAATTCGCAAACTCATTCTTTGGGCTTCTCCATTCAATCTCGGCAGGCTTTTTAGACCTGAAACCATAGAGCAATTAGAAAAAGAGGGTAAAGTGTGGGTTGAAAATAAACGCACAGGTGATGTGTATCCTTTATACAAACAGTTTTATGATGATTATCTCAACAATAAGGCTAAATTGGATATCCCTAATAATATTCATAAACTCGCTATTCCGCTATTGCTCATTCATGGCGACAAAGATGAGTCGGTGAGTATCAAGGACTCAGAACAGTATTATGAAGCTATTCCGCATGCAATTTTCATTAAGATGGAGGGCGCAGGACATACGTTTGGAGCTACTCATCCATTCGTTGAATCGCAATGTAAGGATATTGAAATGCTGCATGAGTTGGTAGAAAACACAGCAGAATTTATACTGTAA
- a CDS encoding dihydroneopterin aldolase yields the protein MYNVFAEGIEVIKKAGVYSEESLVDNTFLVDIRLTFIEKPSIIPDYEMLCNDVIQAAEQGFEWIEEWIENIILKLSARFQGCKVLIKVRKKNPAFIHKNVQTVGVEYEQELK from the coding sequence ATGTACAATGTATTTGCCGAAGGAATAGAAGTTATCAAAAAAGCAGGTGTTTATTCTGAAGAATCTTTAGTGGACAATACTTTCTTAGTTGATATACGTCTTACTTTTATTGAGAAACCAAGCATCATACCGGACTATGAAATGCTATGCAATGATGTAATTCAAGCAGCAGAACAAGGTTTTGAATGGATAGAGGAATGGATAGAGAATATCATATTGAAATTGTCTGCGCGCTTTCAGGGTTGCAAGGTGCTAATCAAAGTGCGAAAGAAGAACCCTGCATTTATACATAAAAATGTTCAGACTGTGGGGGTTGAATATGAACAAGAATTGAAATAA
- the pepT gene encoding peptidase T translates to MIQINTDTLAARFIRYAQIDTQSDPKSGTHPSTEKQKDLSKLLVQELKQMGIADVSMDEFGYVYAMLKSNSDKNDVPVICFCSHVDTAPDCSGTNVKPIIHKHYDGSEIVLPDDNTQVLNTKDYPYLKEKIGDDIITASGNTLLGGDDKSGVAAIMHAVEYLIAHPEIKHGDIRILFTPDEEIGEGTAKLDMKRLGAAFGYTLDGGEAGCLEVETFSANQAIVTVHGVISHPGYAKNKLVNALKIVGEILAALPKGEWSPETTDKMQGFVHPTHVEGIAEEAKIEFIVRDFDDDKLAAHGQRLEAIVKQVVSAHPGASYDFVVKEQYRNMKRVLDQYPQVAEYAAKAIQRAGLQVITESIRGGTDGSRLSYMGLPCPNVFTGMQGIHSKKEWISVQDMAKAAEVVVHIASIWEKNA, encoded by the coding sequence ATGATTCAAATTAACACCGATACACTTGCAGCGCGTTTTATACGATATGCGCAGATAGATACCCAAAGCGATCCTAAGAGCGGCACACATCCTTCAACAGAAAAACAAAAGGATTTGAGTAAATTGTTGGTACAAGAGCTCAAACAGATGGGAATAGCTGACGTGTCTATGGATGAGTTCGGTTATGTGTATGCTATGTTAAAGTCAAATTCAGACAAAAATGATGTGCCCGTTATTTGTTTTTGTAGCCATGTTGATACAGCTCCTGATTGTAGCGGAACAAATGTAAAACCTATCATACATAAGCATTATGACGGTTCGGAAATTGTACTGCCGGACGATAACACACAAGTGTTGAATACCAAAGATTATCCCTATTTGAAAGAAAAAATCGGGGATGATATTATTACTGCGTCCGGTAATACCTTGTTAGGAGGGGATGATAAAAGTGGTGTTGCAGCCATTATGCATGCGGTTGAGTATTTGATTGCACATCCTGAGATCAAACATGGCGATATCCGTATTTTGTTTACTCCTGACGAAGAAATTGGGGAGGGCACTGCAAAACTGGACATGAAACGCTTGGGTGCTGCATTTGGCTATACCTTGGATGGAGGAGAAGCAGGTTGTTTAGAGGTGGAGACTTTCAGCGCAAATCAAGCAATTGTTACAGTACATGGTGTTATTTCACATCCCGGATATGCAAAAAATAAGTTGGTCAATGCTTTGAAGATAGTAGGTGAAATTTTAGCTGCTCTGCCGAAAGGCGAATGGTCTCCCGAAACGACTGATAAAATGCAAGGTTTTGTTCATCCGACCCATGTTGAAGGAATTGCAGAAGAAGCCAAGATAGAATTTATTGTGCGTGATTTTGATGATGATAAACTTGCAGCACATGGACAAAGGTTAGAAGCTATTGTAAAACAAGTTGTGAGTGCTCATCCCGGAGCAAGCTATGATTTTGTAGTAAAAGAGCAGTATCGCAATATGAAAAGGGTTTTGGATCAATATCCGCAAGTTGCTGAATATGCTGCCAAAGCCATACAAAGAGCAGGTTTGCAGGTTATAACAGAAAGTATCAGGGGAGGAACTGACGGTAGTAGGTTGAGCTACATGGGATTGCCTTGCCCGAATGTGTTTACCGGCATGCAGGGAATACATTCTAAAAAGGAATGGATTAGTGTGCAAGACATGGCAAAAGCTGCGGAGGTTGTTGTCCACATTGCCTCTATTTGGGAAAAGAATGCTTAA
- a CDS encoding M1 family metallopeptidase codes for MQRYSLFLFLFMIYPYKNTLQGQILKQSDKQQKVNHEINVELYFDSGRAFLKASQQVDYLNYSHDTLHEIYFHLWANAYKDKSTPFAMQQAGMKKKDFLLPGAKKGYIKVFNTRINGMSVQVVNAETEIAKVVLLQPLLPNDSVRISMEFEVLIPPFYSRMGATEQFVAVTQWYPKPAVYDVNGWNTMPYLDQGEFYSEFGNYKVTITTPANFIVASGGELQNEEESRFLSRLSQYYEKLIDKNKVEMPQSPFAEKRVVTYVQSNVHDFAWFASSQFKLLEKKVQLKSNREVLTRFFAVTVPTKEDLDKIEKSLLFYSDAVGEYPYNVCSVVIGPLEAGGGMEYPTITICATNDFETIMHEIGHNWFYGVLGSNERLFPWMDESVNSFYENMYFSQNWAEYASESIGLVDGHSGESLRHLLTSLDKILDLHYRRMGESQAGNLNATEYNSTNYYSVVYGLNPRLFTYLQMYLGSEVFQNAMSNYFEEWKFKHPLPKDMQESFERATKQNLSWFFDDLLHDAKGTDFEIVYVKQITHNDFKVKFRNHSGLNIPLQYGFVQSQGTMISQTGFVTPFAKDTTVVIRTPYSLNSYFLIDPYNVLPENNRTNNAVKLGIMNKTLSHGSKIKFTYFSFIENPFQREQIIQPAVNYNMYSGWSLGLNFYNRTFPYRKFEYSLMPMLSLLNANVVGLGDVALNFRFFDKSFYRIRAGVEAKRFDYMPNGYANTYNKINPYITFYFKTAGKAAERFEKKLNIQFYGVFSDKSTYDIYNPILDTTFRFEYNPSTKANYLSVDYSYIDFHSVNPQSFVLRVEGGNTGVGMNSQSQYAKVDLKYSIEQVLKKKGRGMKASFRAGSLLFKTQNISGIYLNRGSGNTGTFDYLFDEMMIGRNESGNNNIWGRQLVERSGDLRINAPSYIDNAYMSLKLESSLPLLPIARVYSDFVLNPMQLNKGVYWVGGVSLVVAKDILEVYIPLVFRNNFRDYYETNNITFFQRIAFKANLDIIYFRKNLESYRRVVGY; via the coding sequence ATGCAAAGATATAGTCTATTTCTCTTTTTATTTATGATTTATCCTTATAAGAACACTCTGCAAGGACAAATTCTCAAACAATCAGACAAGCAACAGAAAGTAAACCATGAAATTAATGTTGAACTTTATTTTGATTCAGGGAGGGCTTTTCTTAAAGCAAGTCAGCAAGTTGATTATTTAAATTACTCACATGATACATTGCATGAAATTTATTTCCATCTCTGGGCAAATGCTTACAAAGACAAATCAACACCCTTTGCCATGCAACAGGCCGGAATGAAAAAGAAAGATTTTTTGTTGCCCGGTGCTAAAAAAGGATATATCAAAGTCTTTAATACTAGAATTAATGGAATGTCTGTACAAGTAGTGAATGCAGAAACAGAAATTGCAAAGGTTGTGCTTCTACAGCCGTTGTTGCCAAATGATTCAGTGCGTATTTCAATGGAATTTGAGGTGTTGATACCTCCGTTTTATTCAAGAATGGGTGCAACAGAGCAGTTTGTAGCGGTAACTCAATGGTATCCCAAACCGGCTGTATATGATGTCAATGGCTGGAACACAATGCCATATCTGGATCAAGGCGAGTTTTATAGTGAGTTTGGAAATTACAAGGTTACAATTACCACTCCTGCCAATTTCATTGTTGCTTCAGGTGGAGAGTTGCAAAATGAAGAAGAAAGCCGTTTCCTAAGTCGCCTCAGTCAATATTATGAAAAGCTCATTGATAAAAACAAGGTGGAAATGCCTCAATCTCCTTTTGCAGAAAAGAGAGTGGTTACCTATGTTCAGAGCAATGTGCATGACTTTGCTTGGTTCGCCTCTTCTCAGTTTAAATTACTAGAAAAAAAGGTTCAATTAAAGAGTAATAGAGAGGTTCTCACTCGGTTCTTTGCTGTTACAGTTCCAACAAAGGAAGATTTGGACAAAATAGAAAAATCGCTATTGTTTTATTCAGATGCTGTAGGAGAGTATCCCTATAATGTTTGTTCAGTAGTGATTGGTCCATTGGAAGCAGGAGGTGGAATGGAATATCCAACTATCACTATTTGTGCTACTAATGATTTTGAAACAATTATGCACGAAATTGGTCATAACTGGTTTTATGGTGTATTGGGTTCAAATGAGCGATTGTTTCCATGGATGGATGAGTCTGTGAATTCGTTTTATGAAAACATGTATTTTTCCCAAAATTGGGCGGAGTATGCTTCAGAGTCCATCGGGTTGGTTGATGGGCATAGTGGAGAGTCTTTGCGTCATCTTTTAACTTCTTTAGATAAGATTTTGGACTTACATTATAGAAGAATGGGGGAGTCTCAAGCGGGAAATTTGAACGCTACAGAATATAATTCAACAAACTATTATTCGGTTGTTTATGGTTTGAATCCACGACTTTTCACTTATCTGCAAATGTATTTGGGTTCAGAAGTCTTTCAAAATGCCATGTCCAATTATTTTGAAGAATGGAAATTCAAACATCCATTGCCAAAGGATATGCAAGAGTCTTTTGAACGTGCAACTAAACAAAATTTGAGTTGGTTTTTTGATGATTTGTTGCATGATGCTAAAGGAACCGACTTTGAGATTGTGTATGTAAAACAGATTACACACAATGATTTTAAAGTAAAATTCAGAAACCATAGTGGATTAAACATTCCCTTGCAGTATGGATTTGTGCAATCACAAGGGACGATGATTTCGCAAACCGGTTTTGTAACACCTTTTGCCAAGGATACAACCGTAGTGATTCGCACTCCATATAGCCTTAACAGCTATTTTCTTATTGATCCATATAATGTATTGCCTGAAAATAACAGAACAAATAATGCAGTAAAACTGGGTATAATGAATAAGACGCTTTCTCATGGTTCTAAGATTAAATTTACTTACTTCTCCTTTATTGAGAATCCGTTTCAAAGGGAGCAGATTATTCAGCCTGCTGTGAATTATAATATGTATTCAGGATGGAGCTTAGGGTTGAATTTTTATAACCGTACTTTTCCATACAGAAAGTTTGAATACAGTCTCATGCCGATGCTAAGTCTGCTCAATGCCAATGTGGTTGGGTTGGGAGATGTCGCATTGAATTTCAGGTTTTTTGATAAAAGTTTTTATCGCATCAGAGCAGGTGTTGAAGCCAAAAGATTTGATTACATGCCCAATGGCTATGCCAATACTTACAACAAAATCAATCCTTATATAACTTTTTATTTTAAGACTGCGGGCAAAGCTGCTGAAAGGTTTGAAAAGAAATTGAATATTCAGTTTTATGGAGTATTCTCTGATAAATCAACCTACGATATTTATAATCCTATTCTGGATACTACTTTTCGTTTTGAGTACAACCCTTCAACAAAAGCGAATTATCTGAGTGTTGATTATTCTTATATAGATTTCCATTCTGTCAATCCTCAGTCTTTTGTGTTGAGAGTGGAAGGCGGAAATACCGGTGTGGGAATGAATAGTCAATCGCAATACGCAAAAGTGGATTTGAAATATAGTATTGAGCAAGTACTTAAAAAGAAGGGAAGAGGCATGAAAGCTTCGTTTAGAGCCGGTTCTTTGTTATTTAAGACTCAAAATATAAGTGGAATCTATCTCAATAGAGGTAGTGGAAATACCGGCACTTTTGACTATTTATTTGATGAAATGATGATAGGTAGAAACGAGAGTGGGAATAATAATATCTGGGGCAGGCAATTGGTAGAAAGGAGTGGAGATTTGCGTATTAATGCACCTTCGTATATTGATAATGCGTATATGTCTTTGAAACTGGAAAGTAGTTTGCCGTTGTTGCCGATTGCTCGTGTGTACAGCGACTTTGTACTTAATCCAATGCAGTTGAATAAAGGAGTATATTGGGTTGGAGGAGTTTCGCTTGTGGTGGCTAAAGATATTTTAGAGGTGTATATTCCATTGGTGTTCCGAAATAATTTTAGGGATTATTATGAAACCAATAATATCACATTTTTTCAGAGAATCGCGTTCAAAGCCAATTTGGATATTATTTATTTTAGGAAGAATTTGGAGTCCTATCGCAGAGTGGTGGGTTATTAA
- a CDS encoding phosphosulfolactate synthase has protein sequence MNNQDIFKLKQLPERTIKPRTNGITMVMDKGLSLNEAQSLAENGEHIIDIIKLGFGTSYVTPRLKEKIALYKQTGFKVYVGGTMFEAYLIREQFDDYCRLVDQLKLDSVEISDGSISIPHEEKCGYIAKLSKNYTVLSEVGSKDAEKIIPPYEWIEMMHSELNAGAWKVIAEARESGTVGIFRGSGEVRSGLIAEITRKLPSEQILWEAPQKAQQVWFIQQFGQNVNLGNINPQDVIALETLRLGLRGDSFHFYL, from the coding sequence ATGAACAATCAAGACATATTTAAACTTAAGCAATTACCGGAACGCACTATCAAACCGCGTACAAATGGAATCACTATGGTGATGGACAAAGGTTTAAGTTTGAATGAAGCACAATCTCTGGCAGAAAACGGAGAACACATCATCGACATTATAAAACTTGGATTTGGCACTTCCTATGTAACACCAAGGTTAAAGGAAAAAATTGCACTCTATAAGCAGACAGGATTCAAAGTGTATGTTGGAGGCACTATGTTTGAAGCATATCTTATTCGAGAGCAATTTGACGACTACTGTCGATTGGTTGACCAACTCAAGCTTGACAGCGTTGAAATATCTGACGGCTCTATTTCTATTCCGCATGAAGAGAAGTGCGGATATATTGCTAAACTGTCAAAAAATTATACAGTACTGAGTGAAGTAGGTTCAAAAGATGCAGAAAAGATTATTCCGCCTTATGAATGGATTGAAATGATGCATTCAGAATTAAATGCCGGAGCATGGAAAGTAATAGCAGAAGCCAGAGAAAGTGGAACAGTAGGCATTTTTAGAGGAAGTGGAGAAGTACGTTCAGGGCTTATAGCAGAAATTACTCGAAAATTACCTTCAGAGCAAATCCTTTGGGAAGCTCCTCAAAAAGCACAACAAGTCTGGTTTATACAACAATTTGGACAAAATGTAAACTTGGGAAATATCAATCCTCAAGATGTCATTGCTTTGGAAACCTTGCGTTTAGGGTTGCGTGGAGACAGCTTTCATTTTTATTTATAA